A stretch of DNA from Takifugu flavidus isolate HTHZ2018 chromosome 22, ASM371156v2, whole genome shotgun sequence:
ccTCAAAGTTCGACGTACTGTGCGTTCAGAGATGCTCTTCTGCCTACCTTGGTTGTAACGGGTGGTTATTTGAGtcactgttgcctttctatcagCTCGAACCAGTCTggccattctcctctgacctctggcatcAACAAGACATTTCCGCCCACAGAACTGCCGCTCACtggatattttttctttttcggaccattctctgtaaaccctagagatggttgtgcgtgaaaatcccagtagatcagcagtttctgaaatactcagaccagcccttctggcaccaacaaccatgcCACGTTCAAAGTCACTCAAATCACCTTTCTTCCCCATACTGATGCTCGGTTTGAACTGCAGGAGATTGTCTTGACCATGTCTACATCCCTAAATGCACTGAGTTGCcgccatgtgattggctgattagaaaTTAAGTGTTAACGAGCAGTTGGACcggtgtacctaataaagtggccggtgagtgtataTATCTTTAAAATTATTGGGTAAAAGTAGTCTTTCAAACGACTTGTGTCATCAATGACAGGGAACCGCAACACTAACAATGACGTAATCTTTCCGAGCCAACATCCAACAGACATGATACTTTGATTTTAAACTATATCCATGATATCATCAGGCACTGTTGTGTAATTCGGCACATTTTTAGGTGACACATGGATATGTCTTCACATACAAAAATATTACTAAACATCGATGACCCGAGGGGTTAAAGAACAGCACCATTACTAATAGAATAACAATACGTAATTCGTAAATATAAACGGACTTAACAGAGATCAGCAAACGTGTAATATTAATGCCTTTGTAGCCTGTGAAGGTTGCACAGCGAACGTCATTTCTGTACTTTGCCCAGTTCGGATTCTGAAGTACGTAAAAAACTTTGGCCGGGGACGCCTGAACTCACCTCCTCTGTGGCGgtgggacaataaaacacaagcACGGTCGTGGTCAGAACATTGATCAGAAGTCCAACTATAGTGAGCGTGTTTGGTGCGACCCATAACGGTATCTGCTGGACGAGCCAGTTCCAGTAGATTTGCAAAGGCGGCTCCAGCAGGGATCGACCGGTGGCGCTGTATTTATGCTCCTCCAGCCGCTTGAGCTGAGCGGCTGACAGCGGCTCCGACCACAGGACGTGCGGCATTatttcccctccctcctgccGGATCACGGCTCAGGTTGCGGTGACAATCCCGATATTTCCAAAGAGTCTGAAAGCGGTCTCGTAATCGTCACTCGTTAGAGCAACAATAGCAGCTAATTTGTCATTTATAGCTAGCTGACTAGCCGAGGGCATTTCCAGGGCGGACCCATGAGACGGCGATGTGTTTCTGATCGAATTCCGGAAGTGAGCAACGCAGCTTGAAATCTGAAGCGGAAATGCATTTACGTTGtaaacaacacatttgtttttacttctttttgCATATCTGAGATATAGTTTTGACCAATAAGACCCACGTTTATGATTTTTCATCTAATATTTAAATATGCGAGATCTTCAggtatttgattattttatttaaatgtatgtttcAAGGATTTcaagttttttttgtgtgtgtttttcatctttgacaTTTTCGGGGAAAATATAGCTGTACAAGTATATCATAAACAACCAGGTGCaatttatacatttaaatttaaaattccCCTCACATtctcagaaaaataaatatacagcTAAAAAGATTTCTTAAACTACTTAATCGggaaacatttaaattaaactttGACTCTTTATGAGAAGTTAGAAACTCTAATTTGGCatcttaataaaaaataatgtaaatatttttctgctttttggtAAAACAACAGTACTATATTTTGCCATTTTGGTTACGTTAATTTATGCACGCTGGATGATTTTTATTTAGCCTTATATTGATGGTATCACTGCGTTTCGGTGCTCATGAACGTGTGCTTTTATCTCTATTCCGACAGATTATTACAAgggaaacacatttaaatagcACTGGAAAATGCGGTTGTTCTTGttacttttttttattgaaatccATGGAACATAATTACAAATTTTATGCATGCACACCACATTAACCAAGCCTAAATCCAAATATTATAATGTGTCATGCAGTACAGTATATAGTGTAGGGcggaaaaagaggggaaaataataataccaaaataaaactgtttacaAAATTATTCATCCGATagtttgctttattttgctGTGTAACAGTATGACACACCATGAAACTCCAAAATTTAGTTTATACACACTCAGTTTCTCTTCACATAGTTCCCAGAGATAAGTTATCGCCTTCTACAACAAGGTGTGTTTCCCTGTGAGAAATCAAATCACTGCTGACATGCAATTGAGTTGACACGGCTTTTGAAACGGGTAACATAGTTATTAGGTGACTTCATCTATGGTAGTTAGCTCTAATCTGTACACAGCATACCAAACCACAGACCAGCATAACCTGCTTCACACCTGTCTCTCTACTTCCACAATTATTTCCCCTGCCTGCGAGCAGCTGAATGGGGAAAGTGGAGGTTCACCGGTGGTGACATGTCTGCACAACTATATAAAGTGTCTCATTTCGCAATCTGTCCCATTTTACTTTTCCTGCTCCAAAATCTTTGTTTCATTCATGTACTGGTTGATCAGATGAAGGGGTACTCCACGCTGCATCAGCTCATAGAATGTGAAGCCTCCTGAGGGATGAGAAGAAGGACTAATGATATTGTGGAAGATTAAGTTGCTCACAAGAAGAATTAACAGAAAAGGAGCAGGAGTGGTAATATGCTCAACAGAAATTGGACACATTGCACTTTGGTAAtcaaaaaccccaaaacaaacagccacagGCTTGCAGAAGCATATATCTGACATTTAACGTCATAGGTTATCACAAGATAAGAAGATTTCTGACATAACAAAATGCCAAATTGTTTCCAAATTTGctaaaaatgtttctttaattaaaaggaaacCAGCATAACACACGGAAATTCCAGTTACTATGGTAACCCTTTCAGTATACTCACtgtgtgttgtttcctcagtATTTCAGAGAAAAACACTCAGCGTGTCCGGTCTCAATTTATCGGCAGCTCGTTTGCAAATTTGCGAACCCTTTTACTCACCTTATCCGACAGCTATGACAATTGATTAAAAAATTGAAAAACGCTGTCGAGAAAGAGAGCCAGccaagagcagagctggaggaacagCTCGGGCAGAAGTTGTCATGCAAACCTTGTCTCGCTGAGAAAAAGTGAGGTGACATGCTTGCTGAATGATGCATAATGAGTGACATAAGCTTCATATGCCATAACCATATGAAAGCTTACCTTACGTGAGAACATACATTCACAATTCTTGAGTTtggactggaggagagagaagagaagaggggtTAACAACATGGGGTTATGTGTGTCCACCATGAACTCCTGCTGAGTTATGACTGAATTTTTTGATATGATGAGTTAACAAGAATCTGTAGAGAAGAGATTAAGAAAACATGTAAACCTCGTAGTTTTATATGTCATGCCTGCTGAAATGCTGTAGGTGTGTGAAGTAGATGAACAAGATGAACCGGCTGGAGCGGACCAGAGATAATCATGTGGTGAGGATGCGCTccatgtggtggtggtgatgagatAGTGTCACATGAATCAGATTATTTCTCATTATTGCTCATGTGTTCTATAAATGATGTCGAGGGGACGTTCGCACCAGCTCCTTATAAACTCAAGCTGGACTGTGGCTGTGGACACAACTCCTTTATCCTCAAAGTTATTGGACACTTAATTTAGCTAGTGTGATGTTGTAAAAGCAAAGTAAGTCTCAGAAAAGTCTGACGTCATCTTGTCAAGTTTATAAGAAGCTGGTGCAAAGCAGTTATATACTTACATGTCCGCTGGATGTGTGGTCATCCTTTACGTAAACCGCAACAAATTGCACAAATGCTACGGTACATTACCTTAGCAGGGCAGGTTCCCAAAAGccaattttgtgtgtttacacataGTATTTTGATTTAAGATGTGAGGGTTGCCTTTTTTTAAGAAGCAGATACCTTAAAATCACACTGACAAAAGGCATTTACACAAATGAGAATTACATGAGAGAAACAAGGCTTTTGGAAACCAGACTTGGTTGGAGTTGGAAGAGGTGCCTGGGTGGGATTCAAAGCCTGCCTCCAGTTccacactgacctttgacctcgagCTTGCAATCCACTTGAGCTTCACCCAGGTCGTTGATGGCCTTGCAGGTGTACATGCCCCCATCGTAGGGGCTGGGCTTCCTGATCTCCAGAGTACAAACCCCTTGGTTGCTAAACATGCGGTAGCGTGGGTCATCAATGATGGCTATCTTGTTCTTCATCCAGATAACTTTGGGCTGAAACAGATCATTTGTATTTAAGTGCAATTTAATGTGTATTTACCATGTATGGACATACCACTTGCACCTGTCTCCTACCTACCCTTGGGTTGGCACGGACGCTGCAGTTCAGAGTAGTATTATAGCCGGCAATAGCAAAAGTATTGATCAATGGCTGCGTGAACTTCGGAGCCTCTTTGAAGTCGTGATCTTCAAAATCCTGCGTTTTTACCTGCAGACCTGTGGGGTAGGGTGGCATTTTTTTTGCATGATACAAATGAGTGTGCATGAGTTTCCTATGCGATGTGGTATCTCCCTCAACAGAGAGCACAATGCTATCTTTCAAGAGCTGTCCATTCCCCAGAGCCATGGAAGTTACATAGTTACCTTCTTTGACAATGAGAGCActttttttggtttgggttGCAGTTTCGCTTGGGCCACACATGTTCTCCGCAAAGATCCTGAAGAAATATTCATTTCCAACCACCAGTTCGGTGATGGTGATGCAATTGCGGTGGTAGTGCTCAATGCACGTGTACCATTCCTTTGAAGATCAGAGCACATGTGCATTATTTGCTGTtttacttttgtgtgttttgggaaGAATCAGTTTTACCATCGTCTTCTTGTCTGCTTTTTGAATTGTGTAGCCTGTTATTGGGGCGTTGCCAATGTCTTTTGGAGGGGTCCATACCAGGGCGACATTTCCTCCCCAAACATCTTCGATTGTCACAGACTGGGGAGGCTGAGGTAGATCTGATAATCACAGACAGGCAGTGGTAGCTTATTATGTTCATTGAAATCATGACTGTTAAAAACAGCTTACAATTGCTAACTCAGTATTTTCTGGATCCGTCTTTTTCCATGGACAACTGAGTTGCAAAGGGTCGTTCACTCACCTACAATTTGTATGTCAATAATGGCTGTATCCATGTGGTTTTCAACCTGCACAGTCATCTCGTACTTTCCAGAGTGGCTACGTTCTGCTTTACGGATGAAGATAATGCTGTCACACTCTGTGTTGCGGATGCTAACGTTAGGATCGACATCCTTGCCCTCCTTAAGCCAGCTGACCTTTGGCCTAGGTTTTCCCTGTAGACCCCACACACTGATTGTGAGTCTGCTCAGAGATGATGTTAATATTGAAAGAACTGTTTTGAATGTTTATCTACCATAAATGGCACAACAAGGTTGACGGTTTCTCCGACTCTGCGAGTGTAGGTCTGCTTCAGGTGTCGAGGAACACGGATCTTGGGTGGTTCTGAGGGATCAAGAACCTTTTGTGTATTATTCTAGATAGCTTTTGTGCCTCTATCTTAAAATTTGTAATAAACCGATTGGGATTATGCCAAAGGAGATTACCGATAACCTCTTTAACCAGAATAGAGTGCTGGAGGGTCCGGGGAGCGCTGGCTCCAGCTGCATTGATGGCTTTGACACGAACTGTGATTTTACACCCTGGAGAAAGACCGGTGATAGTGTACTTGGTCTTCTCTGTCAACTCCGAGTTGGACACAATCCAGTCATCAGCTGTGGGCAACAAACAGAGGGTTTGGTTTAAATACTTACTCTCATCCTGCTGAGTGTGTTTAGAGGACACCGTTTGCTTACTTCCTTCTATGCAGTACTCCACCAAGTAGCCGTCAAGACCGGCAGCTCCGATTGTTTCGGGAGGGCGCCACTTTATGGTCACCGTGGTGTCAGTGACATCCTCTACGACCAGCATGGTGGGCTCACTGGTCACAGCTGAATGGATGTGAAAGTTCAGGAAAGTCAACAACTTTGTATGatggtaaaaaaaaccaaccaaagtATATTCCACTCTAGCTGGAATACAGTCAGATCTCATTAGTCCCTGCTATTCTTGTATACTGAATCATCTTTAACTCCTGTTCAACCCTCTGACAGACCTGATCTCCTAAATCTCTAATCCACTGACGATTTGGCAGCCATTATAAAGACATATTCAATATCTCCTAAAGCTCCCGCATGTCCCATGGAGGTCACTGTCAGAATACTTGGGATGGTGGGGCATCGAAAGCAACAGCTGTGCCTCTGGGTTACCAAGGGCAGATCACACAAGTGCCACCACAGGGCCACTTGAGTTTCctctattattatttttaaataatttcctGGACAAAAGTATTGGCAAAAGCATCCCATTTTCAAATTGCAAAGTTGAAGAGAAACTCACCGAGAGGCGTAAAGGCTTTGGATGGTTCACTGGGCTTAGACACACCGATTGCATTCACAGCAAAGACCCGAACTTCATACGGCACGCCTTCAATCATCTTCTTAGGTTCGAATAGTGTCTCTTTTATGAGGTCAAAATTAAGCCTCATCCATCGGGAactctgttttttctttctctcaatGAAGTAGCCTGCAGAGAACCAAATCACCTTCTGATATATGATGCCAATGTGTGAATTTATGATATTTTTGGAAGTGGCATCCAATGTTTACCTAATATTGGCGAACCTCCATCATATTTCGGAGGATCCCAGGTCATAGAGCACCAATCACCACCCACCACTGGCACTAAGGGAGACTCTGGAGGGTCAGGGATGTCTGTTGACCACATAAACTTGAGTTTAGAAGACTGCAGTTCTGCATGTGGATGGATTTAAACTTTTTGTCACAACTTACCTACAACCTTGACTTTGAGGCTGGCTGTGGCTTCCCCAGCCTCATTCTGCAGGACTATTTTGTAGTTGCCAGTGTCCTCCCGCTCTGTGACATCAATTGTCAAGCTTGTCTGGTCACCGTAGGTTTCAGCTCGGACACGCTGACCAGTCTCGAGAATCACCTGGAAACAGCAAGAGAAGCTGAAGTTTATTTTAAGTCACGTGGTTGTATTTGTTGTatcttgtgtttgtttgtttggttcaCACAGGAATCATAGTCACTGGGGCTGGACAAAAGCCCGTAGTTGTGAAAGCATCCTAGATGACTCCAAACGTACCCTCTCTCCTTTCATCCACACCACCCTGGGAGCTGGTTCTCCACTGATGGGGACCTCCAGCCGGAGTTTATTTCCTGCCACAATTGTGACTGTGTTGTCTGGGAAGTTCAAGCTTTCCAAGTGTACCCTTGGAGGGTctgcagaaatgtaaaaaaatgtgTTGGTATTGCCTTATTAGTATAATTCAGACCGACTGGAATGGTTTTGTACCAATGATGTGAACTTTGGCAGACAGGCTCTGTGAGTAGCCCTCAGGAACAAACGTGTAATCCCCTGCATCGTGAAGCGAGCAGCTCTCGATTTCAAGCCGATGGACCCTAGCAATCAAAAATGAAGTTGTTAGCTTCAAAGTAAAACATCCGGCTGCACGGGCCTTGATTAAAGTTACTTACTTGTTCCTGTGTATGATGTTGACGTGGTCGCTGGGTTGAATCAGCTGTCCGTTCCTGTACCAACGACCTGGGACGTTGCCTGGGTAAATCTCGCAGTGCAACTTGATGGGTTGACCCAGCATCGCTGTCATGTCTTGCAGGTCCTGATACACCTTCAGCGGTTTCACTAACAGTACGAAAGTATAGAGAATGAGGTCAAAGAGTGCTTTTATACCAGAATACTAACACTACCGGGAGGCTACATACAGTCAACTTGTACGTGAGCTTCCGATGTGCCTCCAGTAGCCATGACGGAATACGTGCCGGTGTCCTCTCTGGAGGCATCATCAATCACCAAAAAGTGTTTGGTTCCCTCAGCCTTAACACGGTATCTGGAGCGGACTCCTGTTGGAACTTCAATGCCATTTTTCATCCTAAAAAATATATTCCAAATAgttgcacacacagaaacacagttgTATACTCAGTTACATTATATAACCAAGTTACATTATATTGCCTCCAAACTTAACAAGCCTAATCTCCTTCTTCTAGAAGACATACCATTTGATTTGCGCACCCTCTTCTGACACCTCACACTCCAACTCAATCCTCTCGTTCACTGTTGTCTTCACGGGCTCAATACCTTTAACTATCTTTATAGGTAACTCTTAGAGAAGACAGAACAAATGCAATGCAAATAAGCAGCGACATCATTTTACTCTGACAGACCAGTATGTCATAGTGTTGGTGCATAAAATACAGGTGCATGCATACCGGTAAGTTAAATTAAAATACCTTTGACAAACAGCTCTGTGGAGCACTTCTCTTCGCCAGCAGCAACAGAATAGGCTGCGTCATCATTTACGTTGCAGTTGTTGATGACCAGAATCCTTTGTGTGCCCTTGTGTTCAAAAATATACCTGAAGAAGTAATTTGATATTCACATAATGTCTCACTAGAATCAGACTACATACAGCAAATCATATAGAAATAACCATTTGGCTTATTTGTTATTATGGCTATAATAGTTCTTAAAATGAATGCTACATGCATAGAGATCACTTCGCAacgaggacaaaaaaaaaacagatgaagGATGACATCAAAACTCATGGGGAAGGTATAAATGACTGGACAGATGGACTTACTTCCGTTGACTTAAAGTCAGCAGCAGAGCCGGAATAGGGCCGGAGCACAGGGAGAGTACAGGAGGGAATTACGGTAAACAGGAATATCAAAgacagacaaagacaaagagacaTCATTCCTGGAAAGGTAAATGTCTCAGCTCTGGAGAAAACGGCACAGGAGAACAGAAACCAGAAAACAGCAATAACCTCCCAGATGGCTTTAACACTGATTGGCTTTGGACAGATGAGATTGAGATGTACAGTAGTCATATATACCATTTAACTGATTCTTACTCTACATGCTGCACTCTGATGTCCAGTCTGCTAACAATTTTGCAGAGAATGTCCGCTTTAACTTCTGAAAAGCTAGCTTGTCATCTTTCTGCCGCAAGGACCCGGCCGGCACAGCTAATTTTAAAAAACGTAAACGTATAAAAACGTTTAGGGGGTGGCGGTTCTTATCATTCATTTTGACACACCCAGGAATAATTTACAACAAGAAGTCAACTTGAATTTGTGCATCTAATTAAATCTGTTGCAAAGCCAAACCTGAGTAAAGACCTGTGAAGGAGGTACCACCTTTTTCCTGTATGGAGGAGCACATATACAGTTAACAACAGAAGTTAACCTGCTTTTTCTACCCAAATGTAGCTCTGAGGCCTTTTGTACAATCTTACCGCCCTTCAACTGTAAATGCAACATTATATGTAGACTGATCAGAGCCACATTAGAGTTAGTAGAGAGATGCTTCTTTTGAAACGATAATGGTTCACAGTAGAGACCCGGGCATGAATGTGGAGGAGGGTTGTGTGTTTGCCCTGTTCTGTCATATGGTTCTAACTCACATAAGGAGGGTAAATGTGTGCTAAAGATGCAAACCAATGTGCaggataaaaacacaacaaaatcaCTAAGATGGGGAATGCGGCACATGAATtgcattttcttaaaaaaaaaatgcgttGAAGGGTTGAAAGGGAGGATACACGGGATACAGGAGGGTATATATCGGATATATAATAGAGAAtgtaaagaaaaatgtgttACACACTTGGGAGAAGGCCTGATTTCCTGTCCGTTCTTGTACCACTTCAGGTCAACAGTGGGGTCGGCCAGGTCAACCAACAGGCGGATCTTCCCACCTTTATCCACCTGATATGCTGATTCTAGTTTCTTAGCGAAAGCTACCAAGGATAAAATTCACAACCGCAACTGTTAATAACAAGActctttttaaatcaaatttcatGGCTGTTCAGAGCTTTTACCTtcgcttttcttttcctcttttggtATTTTCTTCATCCTCCGCAGCAGACCCCTCAGATCTGTGATGCCATATGTAAAGGCAATTTTCTCATACTCGTCTGGTCGGGCCTTTTTGAGAATCTCCCACACATCAACTTCCGGGGTATCATCCTGCTGTTTAGGCTCTCTAGTGATTCAAATCAGGGAAAAGTTGTCAAGGTAGAGGACTCAGACAGCTGACTGTGTTCTAAGGAACTGCTCTTTTGTGTCTAGAACAGAAGACATTCCTAAAGCTAACCTCTAGTTTTAATCCCTATCCCAGTCTTGCTATTTTTGCCTCTTCCAATAGAGCGTTCCTCAGAACACAATACACAAAGGGATGGGCACGCTGAGCTGCCTAAAGTTTGGCAGGGTTAAAGCCACATATGTTGAGTGTGCAGTGACAACTGGCTGAGGTTTTGTcatttgtttctcattactttgGGATTTTAATTCACCCTTTAATTACATCTTGCCTCGTTTCCTACAATGTATTCAAAGGTCGCCTTAGCCAGACTGCTGCTGGTCCAAAATACGGCCACATGTCTTCTAACTAGTACCAAACACAAGAGCAATTTCTTTCAAAATTCATGGTCTTGCCCCTATTCACCTGACTGACCCGCGGCATTGTTTCGCCCACTCTCAGGCACTCAGGTTGGCAGTTCAATCTTTGTTGGTTGTCCCCACATCTAGGAGGAAGCTGAGAGGCCACCGCGCCTTCTCAGTTGTTGTGCCAAGGTTGTGGAATCCCCGACACATCAGGCAGCCTGACTCACTTTCTGTCAGCAGCCTCCCCAAAACAAATTTTTTAGTGTTGTAGGAAAGGCTGCAGCGTATTATTTCCCACTTTTTTTGGTGTATTTCattatatatttgtttattttacctaTGTTTCTATTGGCAGCACTTTGGCATACTCTGTTGTTGTAAAATGCTGTACAAATAAAGTTGAGTTGAGTTTAAATGTCACACTGACTTCCTGGTAAACAATTCAGTTAGCGATTACTGCTGGGCAGAAGTACCCAGTAACTATAGTTACCACTCTGaagttgctgcagcagctttaacCATTATTGACAAACTTTGTTTCCGCGTGAACAAAAGAACCGTGCGTGTTTTCAGATCAAAGGAGAACAAGATTTTTCTCTATCATTAGCATATAAGTGGAACAAGTAATAATGTTGAGCCCTACAGGATGTGATTTATCATTTTATATTCCTCTTATAAACTGGCCCATCCCTTTGTTTGGTGTTTTCACACTGTCGGAGAGGCTGTGAGGCTGTTAGACGATGAAAAGGATGAGTTGTTAAAGATGTCAGGTCCATTTTAGTAAAATCACATTGCTCCGGGCATGAGTGCATCTGTTAGTTTACGTAAAGACCATCCGATTAGCCATTCATAGACATTTTCCCCAAACGGCCAGAAGGTTTGGGGTAAATAACGTACAGTATTATTCTATTCTACGATTGCCCTTCTGTTctgtttatttccaggctgtggtgaaGGAAGCTGAAATAAACACGGCGGTATTTGCCGTATATTTCTCAATTGAAATAAAAACGACAATGTAGCGATAACACTATTTTACAGCATCATTTCCCCGCGGCCCCTTACGGCATCATTAATGATGAAAAATGCTTCACCCCGCCTCATAAAGACAGATCCATGTTTCCATGAAGAGCTGTCCAATGAGGCCCATTCCCATCATTAATGTCCGTTGAGCACTTTGGAATGTTGCCTTCAAATAAAGTGTTACCGTACTACAGTTGGCCAACACTCTTGCGCGTCCAATTCCTAGAAATACATGTCATGCTGGGGACTCTACAGGATTAAAGTACTCACCCGCAGTAAGGTCTAACTGTTTTTAAACCCTAACAGTTTTCTCTACTAACCTTTGATTTCTGAATATGtaggggagaagaagagacaagCCCACAATAAATGTGCAATTTAGCCGCTGCATTGCGTCAAAGGATAAAGGATTGTACACTGAACTGGGTTATCTAAAATATGTGTAATGCTGTTTACCTAACCTGATAAATTTACCAAGGTAAAAGAAGCACAtccaaaaagcaaaaaaaaaaatggaaaaaaggtttttaaaaaatggtcaAAGGAGTAAAATTCAGGCAGGGTCGGGATGTGATTCTCACCGATGTTTTAGGAGACCACTAAAGTCAAGCTCTCCTGCATCTTCTTGTCCTTCACTGCTGTTGTTAATAAGGAGAGATTAATAAAGATTTAATCAGATCTGAACCAGTGACAGGAACTACAAAACAATGCGAAAAGCACAACGCAAAGCGGCCTCGATCGCTGTGTTAGCCCAGGGCTAACAAACGATTGCTTCTTACACAAATGCCTTGTTTTTTAGGTTTAATGATAAAAGTCAAGACACTGTATTTTGTGTAAGGTGTTTCGAGAGCACCGTTGCCGCAGCAATGCAATGGCATTACTGACAGAATGGGATGCTTTGCATTGCTTTTCAGGCACATTGTTTGGAGCAAGATGTAAACCCCAAATGTTGGCCTTTTGTTTGGAGTTAACTTGAGATTACCTTCTACAAAAGTCAATGACATAGCAACCACTATGTCACAAGCACTACATTAACACTACAtgttgatgaaatgtttattttatgtaCCAAGAgcagtttttttcctttttcttttgagTCTACAAAGGCGCCTACTTTATCCACCTTGTTTTTTTACTATCTACTACTATTTATTATGATCAACACTTTGGTTAAGTGCCTTTGCTAGCTACTCCTGTGGTTATCATCAGTGTCTGCCTAGGGTGATTTATGGACCATAGCAGTGTTTTCTGAGACTGTTTAAACATTATTACTTACAGAGGTTGGAATTTTATTAGGAGCTTCTGACAAATTTCCaacaagaacatttaaaaatccaaaagaCTAAAACACTGTTCTGCAAAGGACCAGTTCACATTCTCTATCAAGGTACTCTTAGAGATGATTTGGGTCACTTCTGTTCCTATTCTCAAAAGCAAGGTGGAAGGTGTATTTATGGTTTAATTAGGTGTAATTATGTCCTGAAGCCTCCATTCATGATTTATGGATTGGTTTTTCATTACCTCCTCTTGAAAGCTGATCGAATATCAATATTCTGAGAGCCCTGTCCAGATTCTGTAAGACAGTAAGAGCACGTCTCACGCATAGTCCGAAGCTTTTGAAGACATCAGAATGAATGAggtgtttttaaatgctttaaCGAACCTTTAACTTCCAGGTCAAAAGAGCAGCTGTCAAACTTGTCCTTGTAGGTGACCTCGCACCTGTAATTCCCAGCGTAGCTGTCTTTCGCCTTTATAATGTGCATTTCAAATGTGTGGATC
This window harbors:
- the mybpc1 gene encoding myosin-binding protein C, slow-type isoform X2, giving the protein MPEPTKKDEMPNGQPEDSNGAPPLPEITLEVSPPPEAAADGKAAEETDGKKAEPTDSEPLQTGVVRESSPTENGSNRPKTGGVGVTEQAENNDVAREVSPCSPQPDDDAATTNTPSPTPQTEEANTLKKLSIELPNDSVPVPAMGRKDSVWSLGEGQAPEELDKPIETPPLSTLLIEQPQSATVSVGGDASFIAKVEAKDLLRKPTIKWFKGKWMDLASKTGKHLQLKETFDRLTKIHTFEMHIIKAKDSYAGNYRCEVTYKDKFDSCSFDLEVKESGQGSQNIDIRSAFKRSSEGQEDAGELDFSGLLKHREPKQQDDTPEVDVWEILKKARPDEYEKIAFTYGITDLRGLLRRMKKIPKEEKKSEAFAKKLESAYQVDKGGKIRLLVDLADPTVDLKWYKNGQEIRPSPKYIFEHKGTQRILVINNCNVNDDAAYSVAAGEEKCSTELFVKELPIKIVKGIEPVKTTVNERIELECEVSEEGAQIKWMKNGIEVPTGVRSRYRVKAEGTKHFLVIDDASREDTGTYSVMATGGTSEAHVQVDLKPLKVYQDLQDMTAMLGQPIKLHCEIYPGNVPGRWYRNGQLIQPSDHVNIIHRNKVHRLEIESCSLHDAGDYTFVPEGYSQSLSAKVHIIDPPRVHLESLNFPDNTVTIVAGNKLRLEVPISGEPAPRVVWMKGERVILETGQRVRAETYGDQTSLTIDVTEREDTGNYKIVLQNEAGEATASLKVKVVDIPDPPESPLVPVVGGDWCSMTWDPPKYDGGSPILGYFIERKKKQSSRWMRLNFDLIKETLFEPKKMIEGVPYEVRVFAVNAIGVSKPSEPSKAFTPLAVTSEPTMLVVEDVTDTTVTIKWRPPETIGAAGLDGYLVEYCIEGSKQTVSSKHTQQDESKYLNQTLCLLPTADDWIVSNSELTEKTKYTITGLSPGCKITVRVKAINAAGASAPRTLQHSILVKEVIEPPKIRVPRHLKQTYTRRVGETVNLVVPFMGKPRPKVSWLKEGKDVDPNVSIRNTECDSIIFIRKAERSHSGKYEMTVQVENHMDTAIIDIQIVDLPQPPQSVTIEDVWGGNVALVWTPPKDIGNAPITGYTIQKADKKTMEWYTCIEHYHRNCITITELVVGNEYFFRIFAENMCGPSETATQTKKSALIVKEGLQVKTQDFEDHDFKEAPKFTQPLINTFAIAGYNTTLNCSVRANPRPKVIWMKNKIAIIDDPRYRMFSNQGVCTLEIRKPSPYDGGMYTCKAINDLGEAQVDCKLEVKGGFTFYELMQRGVPLHLINQYMNETKILEQEK